The nucleotide sequence TCCGTGCGGGACGAGCCCATCGCGGGCGCCATCGTGGACTTCGGCCTGTACTTCTTCCACAACGCGCGCCGGCTCAAGAAGCTCGGCCTGGGCCCCTACTTCTACCTGCCCAAGACCGAGTCCCACCAGGAGGCGCGGCTGTGGCACGACATCTTCAGCCGGGCGGAGTCCATGCTGGGGACGGACCGCGGCACCATCCGCGCCACCGTGCTGATCGAGACGATCACCGCGGCCTTCGAGATGGAGGAGATCCTCCACGAGCTCGGGGAGCACGCCGCGGGGCTCAACGCCGGCCGCTGGGACTACATCTTCTCCATCATCAAGAACTTCCGGACCCGCGGGCCCCGCTTCATCCTCCCGGACCGCAACGCGGTGACCATGACGCAGCCGTTCATGCGGGCCTACACCGAGCAGCTCGTGCGGGCCTGCCACCGCCGCGGGGCGATGGCCATCGGCGGGATGGCCGCGTTCATCCCCTCCCGCCGGGACGAGGAGGTCAACCGCACCGCGATCGAGAAGGTGCAGGCCGACAAGACCCGCGAGGCCGAGGACGGGTTCGACGGATCCTGGGTGGCCCACCCCGACCTGGTCCCCGTGTGCCGCGAGGTCTTCGACGCGGTGCTCGGCGACCGCCCGAACCAGCTGGACCGGCTCCGCGAGGACGTGGTGCCCGACGACAAGGCGCTCATCGACATCGCCTCGGCCGAGGGGAGGATCACCGAGGTGGGGATCCGCAACAACGTGGAGGTGGGCATCCGCTACATCGAGGCGTGGCTGCGCGGCAACGGCGCCGTGGGCATCCACAACCTGATGGAGGACGCCGCGACCGCGGAGATCTCCCGCTCCCAGATCTGGCAGTGGGTGAACACCCGCGCCATCACGGACGAGGGCGAGGAGATCACCCGGGACTGGGTGCAGGAGCTGCTGGAGGAGGAGTTCGCGAAGATCGAGCGCGCCGAGGGCGACCGCTTCGACGACGCCCGCGCCATCTTCGAGGAGGTGGCCCTGGGCGACGACTACCCCGCGTTCCTGACCACCCCCGCCTACGAGCGGTTCCTGGCCGAGCCCGAGGACCCGCACGCCCCGGAGGAGGCCGGCACCTCCGCGTCCTCGCGCGCCTGAGCGGCCCACCGGGCCGGGTCCACGACCCAGGGCGCCCGGGGCAGGACGTCCTCGTCGAACACGGCGAGGACGTCCTGCGCCGACCGGACCGGTCCGGGGAGGCCCAGCGACGCGGCCATCCAGCCCAGCACCTCCTCGGCGCCGTGACCCCCCGCGGCGAGCTCGGCGAGGGTCACGGCGCCGTCCCGCTTGGCGAGGCGCTGCCCGTGCGCGTTGAGCACGAGCGGCACGTGCACCCACTCCGGCTCGTCCAGACCGAGCATCGAGGCCAGGTACGCCTGCCGGGGGGTCGAGGGCAGCAGGTCGTCGCCCCGGACCACCTGGTCCACGCCCTGGTGGGCGTCGTCGAGGACCACCGCGAGGTTGTAGGCGGGGCGGCCGTCGTTGCGCAGCAGCACGAAGTCGTCGACGAGCCCCGTGAACGCCCCGGCCCAGCGGTCCACGACCGTGCGGGAGCGCACGTCCGCGCGCAGCCGCACCGCCGGGGGCCGCTCCCGGCGGCGCCGCGCCCGCTCGGCGTCGCCGAGGTCCCGGCACGTGCCCGGATAGGCGCCCGGGGCCCCGTGCGGCGCGCTCGCGGCCGCCTGCACCTCCCGGCGCGTGCAGTAGCACTCGTAGGTGCGCCCCGCCGCGGTGAGACGCTCCACCACGGCCCGGTGCTCGGCCTCCCGCGAGGACTGCAGCAGCGGCGGGCCGTCCCAGTCGAGGCCCAGCCGGGCGAGGTCCTCGAGCTGCCGCTCGGCCGCCCCCGGCCGCACCCGGTCGATGTCCTCGACGCGCAGGACGAAGCCCCGGCCCGTGGAGCGCGCGAGGGCCCACGCGAGCAGCGCCGTGCGGAGGTTGCCGAGGTGGAGGTCCCCCGAGGGGGACGGAGCATAGCGGCCGGCGCCTCCGGCCGCACGGCCCGAGGACGGAGCGGTCATGGTTGCCAGGATAGCCAGCGGCGGTCGGTACCCTGGTCGGGTGGCGCGCATCAACGAAATCCGCGACGGCGTCTTCGCCGTGAGCACGGACAACTGGAGGCTGAACTCCGGGGTCGTGCTCGGGTCCCGTCGCGCCCTCGTGATCGACACGGGCGCGGGCCCGCGCCAGGCCCGCGAGATCCTCGAGGCCGTCCGCTCGCTCACGGGCCTGCCGCTGACGGTGGTGAACACCCACGCCCACTACGACCACTTCCTGGGCAACGCCGTGTTCCAGCGCGCCGGGGCCGAGGACTTCTGGGCGCACCGCGGCTGCGCGGCGGCGATCCAGGCGCACGGCGACTTCCAGCGCTCCTTCGTGGGCACCCACGAGCCCGAGATGGCCGCCGCCGAGGGGCCGGACACCCGTCTCGTCGTGCCCAACCGGCACCTGCCGGGCACGGGCCGGCGCCCCGCCCTGACCCGGGTGGACCTGGGGGAGCGGGCGGCGGTGCTCTTCTCCTTCGGCCCGGGCCACACCGACAACGACCTCTGCGTGGGCGTCGACGACGTCGTGTTCACCGGGGACCTCGTGGAGCAGGGCGCCGACCCCAGCTTCGACGACTCCTACCCGCGGGGCTGGGCCACGGCCCTCGAGAGCCTGGCCGCCCTCGACCGGTACCAGGTCTTCGTCCCCGGCCACGGCAACCCGGTGGAGCGCGGCTTCGTGCTCCAGCAGGCCCGGCTCATGCGCACCGCGATCGAGCGGGTGGACGCGAGCGGGGCCGCCGCGGCGCAGCCGGACGGCATGCGGCCCGTGACGGCATCGATGTTCCGCCTGCCCTACAACCCGGGGGCGGCGCGGATCCTCCTGGACCGGCTCGAGCGGATCAGAGCCGAGGACGCCGCGACCGAGGAGCTTGCAGCGCTGTCAGCGCCGCTGCCGCCAGGAGACTGACCCCGAGGATCGCCGCGCACGCCGCGACCGCAGCCCAGCCCCCGCCCGGCACGCGCAGGGCCGCCCACAGCGGCAGCAGGCCGACCAGCAGGGCCCCCGCGCCGGAGACCGCCAGCAGGGCGGTCAGGCCCCCGCCGGGCACGGGGCGTTCCACGGGCCCGGTCAGGCGCAGCACGAGCCCGCCCAGGGCCGCCCAGCCCGCCACGACCAGCAGGGACGCCACCACGTCCGAGGGCCGGTGCCAGCCGTTCAGCAGCGTGGCCACCCCGGTCGCGGTCGTGGCGGCCGCCCCCAGCAGCCCGACCACCGGCCGGGAGGAGGCGGGGGCCGCGAGCAGCACCACCGCCACGGCGGCGGCCGCGGCGGCCGTGTGCCCGGACGGGAAGGAGTTGACGGCGGCCTCCTGGATCCCCAGGTCCGGCTTCTCCAGCAGCACCCGCTTGAGCAGCTGGACCGTGAGGTTGGAGAGCACGACCACCGCCGCCCCGACCACCGCCGGGGCGAGGCGCCGGGAGCGCACGGCCAGGACCGCGAGGCACAGGGCGGAGACGGCGCCCACCACCCACGGCACCGAGTCGAGCAGCTGGGCGGCGCGGTCGGAGAGGTCGGGGA is from Kocuria rosea and encodes:
- a CDS encoding phosphatase PAP2 family protein — its product is MTTTARRPAPTVLQVLGHLLGAAALWASAALVGVVALTTATGQWLDELALRQASGAFPDLSDRAAQLLDSVPWVVGAVSALCLAVLAVRSRRLAPAVVGAAVVVLSNLTVQLLKRVLLEKPDLGIQEAAVNSFPSGHTAAAAAAVAVVLLAAPASSRPVVGLLGAAATTATGVATLLNGWHRPSDVVASLLVVAGWAALGGLVLRLTGPVERPVPGGGLTALLAVSGAGALLVGLLPLWAALRVPGGGWAAVAACAAILGVSLLAAAALTALQAPRSRRPRL
- the aceB gene encoding malate synthase A, which translates into the protein MTMTSNPVTINGVTLTGHHVPRQNSVLTPDALGFLAALHREFEPRRRELLAAREERRKAIARGTDPTFLPETRRIREDDSWRVPPPPPGLEDRRVEITGPTERKMTINALNSGAKVWLADMEDANTPHWTNVVTNQLNLIDALEGTIEFTNPDGKKYALKNRDARANPTIVVRPRGWHFEERHLSVRDEPIAGAIVDFGLYFFHNARRLKKLGLGPYFYLPKTESHQEARLWHDIFSRAESMLGTDRGTIRATVLIETITAAFEMEEILHELGEHAAGLNAGRWDYIFSIIKNFRTRGPRFILPDRNAVTMTQPFMRAYTEQLVRACHRRGAMAIGGMAAFIPSRRDEEVNRTAIEKVQADKTREAEDGFDGSWVAHPDLVPVCREVFDAVLGDRPNQLDRLREDVVPDDKALIDIASAEGRITEVGIRNNVEVGIRYIEAWLRGNGAVGIHNLMEDAATAEISRSQIWQWVNTRAITDEGEEITRDWVQELLEEEFAKIERAEGDRFDDARAIFEEVALGDDYPAFLTTPAYERFLAEPEDPHAPEEAGTSASSRA
- a CDS encoding MBL fold metallo-hydrolase, with product MARINEIRDGVFAVSTDNWRLNSGVVLGSRRALVIDTGAGPRQAREILEAVRSLTGLPLTVVNTHAHYDHFLGNAVFQRAGAEDFWAHRGCAAAIQAHGDFQRSFVGTHEPEMAAAEGPDTRLVVPNRHLPGTGRRPALTRVDLGERAAVLFSFGPGHTDNDLCVGVDDVVFTGDLVEQGADPSFDDSYPRGWATALESLAALDRYQVFVPGHGNPVERGFVLQQARLMRTAIERVDASGAAAAQPDGMRPVTASMFRLPYNPGAARILLDRLERIRAEDAATEELAALSAPLPPGD
- the gluQRS gene encoding tRNA glutamyl-Q(34) synthetase GluQRS; translated protein: MTAPSSGRAAGGAGRYAPSPSGDLHLGNLRTALLAWALARSTGRGFVLRVEDIDRVRPGAAERQLEDLARLGLDWDGPPLLQSSREAEHRAVVERLTAAGRTYECYCTRREVQAAASAPHGAPGAYPGTCRDLGDAERARRRRERPPAVRLRADVRSRTVVDRWAGAFTGLVDDFVLLRNDGRPAYNLAVVLDDAHQGVDQVVRGDDLLPSTPRQAYLASMLGLDEPEWVHVPLVLNAHGQRLAKRDGAVTLAELAAGGHGAEEVLGWMAASLGLPGPVRSAQDVLAVFDEDVLPRAPWVVDPARWAAQAREDAEVPASSGACGSSGSARNRS